The following nucleotide sequence is from Lysobacter panacisoli.
CAGCACCGACAAGGTGTTGATGCCCGACGCGGGCAGCTACCTGATCACCTATGGCGGCACGTTCGCGCTCGGCCCGAGCACCGACATCACACGGCGCTATGTCTTCGATCCGGACGGCAGCGTGCGCAAGCAGCGCTTCGACGGCATACGCGATACCGCCGGTGGCTGCACCGATTGCGACCGTTCCGACAGCAATCGCACGCTGCAACTGCAGCCGAAGTACCAGCGCACGTCCGTGAGCAGCGTCGCCAGCTTCGACCTCGACGCGGAGCATCGCCTGTACTTCGAAGGCACCTGGAGCCAGGTCGATTCGAAGACGCAGTCCTCACCGGCGTTCGGCAGCGCGACCACCGGCTCGCCCTACATCGTGATGCCCGACAACGCCTACATCCGTCCGGATCTCGCGGCGGTGATGAAGGGCAAGTCGATCAAGGTCTCGCGCAGCGATCTCGACGCCGGGCGCCGCGGCGAGGACACGGAGCGCCGTACATGGCGCACGGTGTTCGGTTCCGACGGCATGCTGTGGTCGGACTGGCAGTACGACGTCTCGGCGGTGTACGGGCGCACGGACGAGGCGCGCGACAACCTCAACAATCGAATCAACGAGCGCTTCTACGCCGGCCTCGACGCGGTGCGCGATCCGGCCAACGGCAACGTCGTGTGTCGTTCGCGGATCGCTCTGGGCTCGGTCAACCAGAACCTCCTCGCCTACACCGACAGTCCGGACGGCATCGTGTCGCCGGACGTGGCGCAGGGCTGCATTCCCTTCAGCATCTTCGGCGAAGGCGCGATCGATCCGTCCGCGGCGCACTGGTTCAACACGACGACGCGTACGACCTCGCGTCTCACCCAGTTCGTCGCCAACGCGTCGCTGACCAACAACCACCTGATCGAGCTGCCGGGCGGCTCCGCCAGCTTTGCGACCGGCGTGGAATACCGCCGCGAGACGAGCCGGCAGGACACCGATCCGCTCGACGTGTCGGGCCAGACCTTCCTCAACGCGATCCCGAGTTCGCACGGTGCGTACGACGTCGGCGAGCTGTTCGCCGAAATCGCCCTGCCGCTGGTCTCCAGCGACGCGTTCGGATCGCTCTCGTTCGATGCGGCGGCGCGCGTGTCCGACTACAGCACTGTCGGCCACACCACCGCGTGGCGCTACGGACTGGACTGGGCCGTCAACAAGAGCCTGCGCCTGCGCGGCACGATGTCCAGCGCGGTGCGCGCGCCGAACATCGACGAGCTGTTCGGCGGGCAATCGCAGAACTTCTTCTCGGTGACCGATCCGTGTTCGGTCGTGGAACTGAAGAACGGCAAGAACCCCGCGCTGCGCGCCGCCAACTGCGCCGCGCTGGGCGTGCCGAACGGCTTCGTCGCGCAGAACATCGGCACGATCGAAGGACTGTCGGGCAGCAATCCGGACCTGGATCCCGAGACCGGCCGCAGCTGGACGGCGGGCTTCGTGTTCACGCCGGATTTCCTCGAGGGCTTTGGCCTGAACGTGGATTACTGGAACATCAAGCTCTCCGACGCCATCACCTCGGTCTCGGGCAGCGCCACCGCGCAGCGCTGCGTCGACTCGCCCAGCGGTATCGACAACGTCTATTGCACCAACGCCACGCGCGATCCGGTCACGCATGAGCTGACGTTCATCCGCACGCTGCAGCAGAACATCGCCGCGACGAACACTGACGGCGTCGACATTGGCGCGAGCTACGCGCATGACCTCGGCGCGGGCCGGCTGAAGCTGGACCTCAATGCGACCCGCGTCCTGCACTACACCGACTTCCCCTTCCAGGAAGATGCGGACGAGTCGGTCGAGCAGAACCGCACGCTCGGCTTCCCGGAATGGAAGGCGACGCTGCGCGTGGGCTACGCGCTGGCGGGATGGAACTTCGACTGGAGCACGCGCTACGTGTCGGAAAGCCTGCGCGTGAGCAACGACAGCTACCACTCCAACCCGACCTCGACCGCGCCGATCTGGGCGGGCTCGGGCGTGTTCCACGACCTGCGTGGCAGCTACCGATTCGACGGCGGCTGGCAGGTGTACGCGGGCATCACCAACGTGTTCGACTCCGATCCGCCGGTGAACCTGTTCGGTACCGGTTTCGGCTCGGGTCTGTACGACGCGATGGGACGCTCGTACTACGCGGGGTTCAACTACAGGTTCTGAGGCGGAAAGCGACGGGGCCTGCGGGCCCCGTCGTCCGCGCGGCGCATCACAGCATGCGCCGCAGCGTGTCGTCGCGACGGACGTAATGGTGGTACAGCGCGGCGACCACGTGCAGGCCGATGACCCAGTAGAAGAACTCGCCGATGCTGCCGTGCAGGTCCTCGAGCCGTTCGGCGAGGGCCGGATCCGGCGCCATGAGCGCGGGCAACGCGATCTGCGAGAACGGCACGTACAGCACCTTGCCGTCCGTCCATGCCGTCAGCAGTCCGAGTACAGGCATCGCGATCAGGAACGCGTAAAGCAGCAGGTGCAACAGGCCTGCCGGCAACGCCTGCCACAAGGGCAACGCCGGATGGATCGGCGGCGCGCCGTGGCGCACGCGCAACGCGAGGCGCCACGCCACCAGCACGAATACGGACAAGCCCAGCCAGAAATGCGTCTGCATCATCGCGGCGCGTTCCGGCGAACCGCGCTGGAACAGGCCGCGCTGTTCGATCGCCACGTAGACCAGGAGGATCAGCACCGCCATCAGCCAGTGCAGCCTGCGCAGGCCGGGGGTGTAACGACGGACCTTGCCGAACATGGTGTCTGCTCCCGGAATGGTGCGGCTTTATCGCGTACCGGCGCGCCCGCGCCTTTGATCCTGATCAGACCGCACGGCTCAGCCGACGGACGCGAAGGCCCGCAAGGCCTGGACCGTGCGCGCGGCGCCTTCGTCGTCGATGTCGAGGTGGGTGACCAGGCGGATCGCCGGTGTGTAGCCGATCGAGACGCGGATGAAGGCTTCGTCCATCGCGCGACGCAGCGCGTCATGGCGTTCCACCGGCACGTCGATGAACACCATGTTGGTGTGCTGGGCGACGACGGTGAGGCC
It contains:
- a CDS encoding TonB-dependent receptor domain-containing protein; this encodes MHQKRLATAICLALLCTATAAHATDDDVTAIDTVTVTGTRISNPNVVSPTPISVLTAEDIKAVGAVNIGDLLTTMPQLATTFTMGNSGRFIGTAGVAMQDLRNLGTARTLVLVNGRRFVGSSAGSSAVDTNLIPADWVERVEIITGGASAVYGADAVSGVVNFILKREYEGLNLHAQLGTSSSGFDKQLLSVTAGTPFADGRGHFAASLEHSRQDALEFRDRFGHQAWREIRTPGYSTDKVLMPDAGSYLITYGGTFALGPSTDITRRYVFDPDGSVRKQRFDGIRDTAGGCTDCDRSDSNRTLQLQPKYQRTSVSSVASFDLDAEHRLYFEGTWSQVDSKTQSSPAFGSATTGSPYIVMPDNAYIRPDLAAVMKGKSIKVSRSDLDAGRRGEDTERRTWRTVFGSDGMLWSDWQYDVSAVYGRTDEARDNLNNRINERFYAGLDAVRDPANGNVVCRSRIALGSVNQNLLAYTDSPDGIVSPDVAQGCIPFSIFGEGAIDPSAAHWFNTTTRTTSRLTQFVANASLTNNHLIELPGGSASFATGVEYRRETSRQDTDPLDVSGQTFLNAIPSSHGAYDVGELFAEIALPLVSSDAFGSLSFDAAARVSDYSTVGHTTAWRYGLDWAVNKSLRLRGTMSSAVRAPNIDELFGGQSQNFFSVTDPCSVVELKNGKNPALRAANCAALGVPNGFVAQNIGTIEGLSGSNPDLDPETGRSWTAGFVFTPDFLEGFGLNVDYWNIKLSDAITSVSGSATAQRCVDSPSGIDNVYCTNATRDPVTHELTFIRTLQQNIAATNTDGVDIGASYAHDLGAGRLKLDLNATRVLHYTDFPFQEDADESVEQNRTLGFPEWKATLRVGYALAGWNFDWSTRYVSESLRVSNDSYHSNPTSTAPIWAGSGVFHDLRGSYRFDGGWQVYAGITNVFDSDPPVNLFGTGFGSGLYDAMGRSYYAGFNYRF
- a CDS encoding cytochrome b, which translates into the protein MFGKVRRYTPGLRRLHWLMAVLILLVYVAIEQRGLFQRGSPERAAMMQTHFWLGLSVFVLVAWRLALRVRHGAPPIHPALPLWQALPAGLLHLLLYAFLIAMPVLGLLTAWTDGKVLYVPFSQIALPALMAPDPALAERLEDLHGSIGEFFYWVIGLHVVAALYHHYVRRDDTLRRML